The proteins below come from a single Ictidomys tridecemlineatus isolate mIctTri1 chromosome 8, mIctTri1.hap1, whole genome shotgun sequence genomic window:
- the LOC144365832 gene encoding vomeronasal type-1 receptor 4-like produces MVLPLFKGITFMFLIGLGIMGNIYVFVNYMCLFRGVKRKSSHLLLIHLAFTNSITLITGGMPRTISSLGFRDLLGDIGCKTAIYLERVGRGLSICTTSLLTVVQAITISPRASRWGRLQPRSAWHLLPLLVFLWILNSLISMNLPLYIKKASSMNSSEIRINENCCYFLQQNSTIRWIFIVLMVLRDAVFQGVMGWASGHMVFLLHKHHQHVLHLQTSKLLHRTPPEVKAAKSVLVLMLCFLFFYWADCFMALYVTLSLEKRFIEVSVLELVNLGYAVLSPFVLMHRDGHLAECWPGH; encoded by the coding sequence ATGGTTTTGCCTCTTTTCAAGGGAATAACGTTCATGTTTCTAATAGGACTTGGGATTATGGGGAATATCTATGTGTTTGTGAACTATATGTGCTTGTTTAGAGGAGTCAAGAGGAAATCTAGTCACCTCCTTCTCATCCATTTGGCTTTTACAAATAGCATAACACTTATTACAGGAGGAATGCCAAGAACAATATCCAGTTTGGGGTTCAGAGACCTCCTAGGTGACATAGGCTGTAAGACTGCGATTTATCTGGAGAGGGTGGGCCGGGgcctgtccatctgcaccacaagtCTCCTCACAGTGGTCCAGGCCATCACCATCAGTCCCAGAGCCTCCAGGTGGGGGAGGCTGCAGCCCAGGTCTGCATGGCACCTGCTTCCCTTGTTAGTCTTCCTGTGGATACTCAATTCCTTGATAAGCATGAACTTACCACTTTACATTAAAAAAGCCAGCAGCATGAACAGTTcagaaattagaataaatgagAACTGCTGTTATTTTCTACAGCAAAACTCAACAATCAGATGGATTTTTATTGTTCTCATGGTCCTTCGAGATGCTGTGTTCCAGGGTGTCATGGGCTGGGCCAGTGGCCACATGGTCTTCCTCCTCCACAAGCACCACCAGCACGTGCTCCACCTTCAGACCTCCAAGCTCCTCCACAGAACCCCCCCTGAAGTGAAGGCTGCAAAGAGTGTCCTCGTTCTGAtgctctgctttctcttcttctattGGGCAGATTGTTTCATGGCTTTATATGTAACTCTCTCCTTAGAGAAGCGTTTCATAGAAGTAAGTGTTCTAGAACTTGTGAACCTTGGCTATGCTGTCCTCAGCCCATTTGTGCTGATGCACAGGGATGGACACCTGGCTGAGTGTTGGCCTGGTCACTAG